The proteins below are encoded in one region of Legionella antarctica:
- the dnaX gene encoding DNA polymerase III subunit gamma/tau, with protein MSYLALARKWRPRTFSQLVGQEHINKALINALNQQRLHHAYLFTGTRGVGKTSVARILAKALNCEKGISSEPCLQCDACLAIEQGRFIDLIEIDGASKTRVEDTRDLLDNVQYAPSSGRFKIYLIDEVHMLSQHSFNALLKTLEEPPTHVKFILATTDPQKLPVTVLSRCLQFNLKHLSAELICQHLQLILKDEQLDYEIQALNILAQAAHGSMRDALSLLDQAITSCDEQLKANDVKMILGYTQQDYAIKLLQALADQDAALLLSLSQQIAVEGGHFQYVLDELLNYFHQITVYQNIGDHNPLTSPSVEIKSLANQFSAEDVQLFYQFALKACEEIHLAPTLDIGFNMTILRMLTFRPAPCGTIPPLAFQKNKSAGQTVIHEASQEEPIEKVVHPLIDDTYEHTADTKEQRDKTTAFFMEQPTRANNKTDDWATIIPQLKLTGLAMNAIENAEFISKEGRDIILRVSKGHQSLFSPTIHTRIETALASYYNAPVKIILNSDEAVQASPAQQKERVTQEKQQKAEDALYSDPLFQQLQKEFSAELVKNSIVPLKDDL; from the coding sequence ATGAGCTATCTGGCCCTTGCCCGTAAATGGCGACCACGCACATTTTCCCAACTGGTTGGCCAAGAACATATTAACAAGGCATTGATCAATGCGTTGAACCAACAGCGCTTGCATCATGCCTACCTGTTTACTGGTACCCGAGGTGTGGGTAAAACCAGTGTTGCACGAATTCTAGCTAAAGCCCTCAACTGTGAAAAAGGAATTAGTTCGGAACCCTGTCTGCAATGTGATGCCTGTCTTGCAATTGAACAAGGTCGATTCATCGATCTAATAGAGATTGATGGAGCATCTAAAACACGTGTAGAAGATACGCGTGACCTGCTTGATAATGTGCAATATGCGCCCTCAAGTGGGCGTTTCAAGATCTATTTAATAGACGAAGTACATATGCTCTCCCAACATAGTTTCAATGCACTATTAAAAACGCTGGAAGAGCCGCCAACCCATGTAAAATTCATTTTAGCGACAACTGATCCGCAAAAATTACCAGTTACCGTTTTATCGCGTTGCTTACAATTTAACCTCAAACATCTATCAGCAGAATTAATATGCCAACATTTGCAACTAATTCTCAAAGACGAGCAACTTGATTATGAAATCCAGGCCTTAAATATCCTGGCTCAAGCCGCTCATGGAAGTATGCGTGATGCATTAAGCTTGCTTGATCAAGCTATTACCAGCTGTGATGAACAATTGAAGGCCAATGATGTAAAAATGATTCTGGGATATACCCAACAAGATTATGCAATAAAACTCCTTCAGGCCCTGGCGGATCAAGACGCTGCTCTGTTATTAAGTCTAAGCCAGCAAATTGCCGTTGAAGGAGGGCACTTTCAATATGTTCTGGATGAACTGCTTAATTATTTTCATCAGATTACTGTCTATCAAAACATAGGGGATCACAATCCTTTAACTAGCCCGTCAGTAGAAATTAAATCCCTTGCAAATCAATTTTCAGCAGAAGATGTTCAATTATTCTATCAGTTTGCTTTGAAAGCCTGTGAAGAAATTCATCTTGCTCCCACATTAGATATAGGTTTTAACATGACCATTCTGCGTATGTTAACCTTTAGACCAGCACCTTGTGGAACCATACCTCCACTGGCTTTCCAAAAAAATAAGTCAGCAGGCCAAACTGTTATTCACGAGGCCTCTCAAGAGGAACCCATTGAAAAAGTAGTACATCCTCTCATTGATGATACCTATGAACATACAGCAGATACAAAGGAACAACGCGACAAGACAACCGCCTTTTTTATGGAGCAACCTACTCGTGCCAATAACAAAACAGACGATTGGGCCACAATTATACCTCAGCTGAAGCTAACGGGCTTGGCAATGAATGCAATTGAAAATGCCGAATTTATTTCTAAAGAGGGGCGCGATATTATTTTAAGGGTATCAAAAGGCCATCAGTCCTTATTTAGCCCAACAATCCACACTCGAATTGAAACTGCACTCGCTAGCTATTACAATGCTCCGGTAAAAATTATCCTGAACAGTGATGAAGCAGTGCAAGCAAGCCCCGCACAGCAAAAAGAAAGAGTAACTCAGGAAAAACAACAAAAAGCAGAGGACGCCTTATATAGCGATCCTTTATTTCAACAGCTTCAAAAAGAATTTTCGGCTGAATTGGTCAAAAATTCTATTGTACCACTCAAAGATGACTTATAA
- a CDS encoding YbaB/EbfC family nucleoid-associated protein has protein sequence MDINQNLGNLMKEAQKMQQRMQEAQEQLSKLVVSGQSGGGMVEIEVNGRHDVVKVKIKPTLMDEDVEMLEDLVAAAFNDAVRKIEKVSKDKISQLTAGLNIPTDLMGGDKQG, from the coding sequence ATGGATATTAATCAAAATCTTGGCAATCTGATGAAAGAAGCACAAAAAATGCAACAACGCATGCAAGAAGCCCAGGAACAGTTGAGTAAATTGGTAGTAAGTGGTCAATCTGGCGGTGGCATGGTAGAGATTGAAGTAAATGGTCGGCATGATGTGGTTAAGGTCAAAATCAAACCTACCTTGATGGATGAAGACGTAGAAATGTTAGAAGACTTAGTTGCTGCAGCATTCAATGATGCCGTACGAAAAATTGAAAAAGTCTCTAAAGATAAAATCAGCCAATTAACAGCTGGCCTTAATATTCCAACTGACTTAATGGGCGGCGATAAACAGGGGTAA
- the recR gene encoding recombination mediator RecR — MDTLNRLVEALRCLPGVGPKSAQRMVFHLLQHQRQRGLNLASCLEQAMNDIRHCDRCNNFTEKSLCNLCQNSNRDPSVLCVVESPADVSAIEQSNAFQGKYFVLMGKISPLDGLGPDDIGLPRLKNLILQEEIKEVILALSPGVEGQTTVHFIHQLLREEPINISQLAHGIPSGGELEFLDGNTIGSALRNRATINV, encoded by the coding sequence ATGGATACTCTAAACCGTTTGGTAGAAGCACTTCGCTGCCTTCCGGGCGTAGGACCAAAATCAGCACAGCGTATGGTGTTTCATTTATTGCAACATCAAAGACAGCGAGGTTTAAACCTCGCGTCTTGTTTGGAGCAAGCAATGAACGATATACGCCATTGTGACCGATGTAATAATTTCACTGAAAAATCGCTATGCAATCTGTGTCAAAATTCAAATAGAGATCCTTCGGTACTTTGTGTGGTAGAAAGCCCTGCTGATGTATCAGCTATAGAACAAAGTAATGCCTTCCAGGGTAAGTATTTTGTTTTGATGGGAAAAATATCTCCTCTTGATGGACTCGGACCAGATGATATTGGCTTGCCCAGACTTAAAAATCTGATCCTTCAGGAAGAAATTAAAGAAGTTATCCTGGCTTTGAGTCCAGGCGTTGAGGGCCAAACTACTGTTCATTTTATTCATCAACTCTTGCGTGAAGAACCCATCAATATCAGTCAATTAGCTCATGGAATTCCTTCTGGGGGTGAGTTAGAGTTTTTAGATGGTAATACTATAGGAAGTGCACTCCGTAATAGAGCAACGATTAATGTTTAG
- a CDS encoding DUF547 domain-containing protein — translation MFRISYWHHAIKHFGLILLVLFFTGLAHASFHKSLWPKWEVNNPLSKEAISHQAWQDFLDRYVITNEEKINLINYAQLTRRDLESLKNYIEQLSQINIDNYNRNEQLAYWLNFHNALTVHTVAKYYTVTNIQEINISPGLFSVGPWGANLITIDNSVLSLDDINNRIIRPIWNDPRTHYALNNATIGAPNLNKQAYQGNLIEQQLNEAAISYINSLRGVQVIEGRLIISKLYDWYEEDFGGSKQDVITHLLQFAQEPLLSQLKHTNSIDSYIYNWHINSPAISIS, via the coding sequence ATGTTTAGAATAAGTTACTGGCATCATGCGATAAAGCACTTTGGCTTAATCCTGTTGGTTCTTTTTTTTACTGGATTGGCTCATGCTTCTTTTCATAAAAGTCTATGGCCAAAATGGGAAGTGAATAATCCACTCTCCAAGGAAGCCATTTCCCATCAAGCATGGCAAGACTTCCTCGATCGGTATGTAATCACCAATGAAGAAAAGATCAACTTAATTAATTATGCGCAATTAACTCGCCGGGATTTAGAGTCATTAAAAAATTATATAGAACAATTGTCGCAAATAAATATTGATAATTACAACCGTAACGAACAATTAGCATATTGGCTCAATTTCCATAATGCACTGACTGTACATACTGTTGCCAAATACTATACCGTTACTAATATCCAGGAAATCAATATCTCTCCAGGTTTATTTAGTGTGGGGCCTTGGGGAGCTAATCTGATAACCATTGATAATAGTGTTTTATCTCTTGATGACATTAATAATCGCATCATTCGCCCTATTTGGAACGACCCACGTACTCACTATGCATTGAATAATGCGACCATTGGCGCCCCTAATCTCAATAAACAAGCCTATCAAGGTAATTTAATAGAACAACAATTGAATGAAGCAGCTATTTCTTACATTAACTCACTCAGGGGTGTTCAAGTAATCGAAGGTCGGTTAATTATTTCTAAATTATACGATTGGTATGAAGAGGATTTTGGTGGCAGCAAACAAGACGTTATCACTCATTTACTACAATTTGCGCAGGAACCTCTGCTTAGTCAATTAAAACATACTAACAGCATTGATAGTTATATTTATAACTGGCATATAAACAGCCCTGCTATCAGTATTTCATGA
- a CDS encoding sulfatase-like hydrolase/transferase — translation MKKKHSASSHFCFFLLCNVCFFFLQLILIHSQNRGFISAVKLPIKIYLEIFATIGIHLTLYILLSLVQTLLLIGVLKRSWHYFSPEQWLIIIWTLCVCTLLSANAYFFPLSVFSKLLSPPIPGFLILTLLFLSLLGIVILVLNSLFFRDNLRVLFLFLLIVFCLVFLTHSPQPTRKQARHTKPNVIILGIDSLSPGSINTNNMPFLNTLLNNSTQFTNAISPLARTYPAWTSMLTGLYAEHHHAGENLVPKRFIKSRASIIWTLNKLGYDTIYATDDRRFNSIDKDLGFKKIIGPRLGVNDFLLGTFNDFPLSNLLINSRVGAQLFPYNYLNRASFFSYYPETFSGKLQNELSQQQQQQHNKPIFLAVHFALPHWPYAWASTSPEELNNEFSIERRDRLYQNALQRVDKQLCSLFEFLKQQQFLANSLVILLSDHGETLYYPDSRLTNAQNYQGSPPSRFAQYLKKKTATVLNKSAGHGSDILSPGQYHSVLAFNIYDNGKIITSNHKINPRVALIDLAPTILDFLHLKNQQNMDGISLLPAIFNSQHSLPERTFFIESGIYPNQKPSKEKTMEIGKEFYEVNPHSGELEIKTDKLKYFDQQKLYGIIEGNWVLALYPDDKTYIAVIQNLSTGEWTDDLHDAFAKKSPANILYQQLQQFYGKKLFLPLP, via the coding sequence ATGAAAAAAAAACATTCAGCCTCTTCTCACTTTTGTTTTTTTTTATTATGTAATGTATGTTTTTTTTTCTTACAGTTAATTTTAATTCATTCGCAAAATCGCGGATTTATTAGTGCAGTTAAACTCCCAATAAAGATTTATCTCGAAATTTTTGCGACAATAGGTATCCATCTCACTCTTTATATTCTCTTATCACTAGTCCAAACACTATTGCTGATTGGGGTACTCAAACGATCTTGGCATTATTTCTCTCCTGAGCAATGGCTAATTATTATCTGGACCTTATGTGTTTGTACCCTATTAAGTGCAAATGCTTATTTTTTCCCTCTTAGTGTATTCAGTAAATTACTATCACCACCGATTCCTGGGTTTTTAATTCTGACATTATTATTTCTCTCATTACTTGGCATAGTTATTTTAGTACTGAATAGTTTATTTTTTCGAGACAACCTGCGTGTACTTTTTTTATTTCTCCTGATTGTTTTTTGCCTTGTATTTCTAACCCACTCACCCCAACCCACTCGAAAACAAGCCCGCCACACTAAACCTAATGTTATTATCCTCGGTATTGATTCACTTAGCCCCGGGAGTATTAATACAAATAATATGCCTTTTCTAAATACATTATTAAATAACAGTACCCAATTTACTAATGCCATTAGCCCATTAGCTAGAACTTATCCTGCATGGACCAGTATGCTTACTGGCTTATATGCGGAACATCATCATGCAGGGGAAAATTTAGTTCCTAAACGCTTTATAAAGAGTAGGGCAAGTATTATTTGGACTTTGAATAAACTGGGTTATGACACTATTTATGCAACTGATGATCGAAGATTTAACAGTATAGATAAAGACTTAGGTTTTAAAAAAATTATTGGCCCCAGATTGGGAGTTAATGATTTTTTACTTGGTACCTTTAATGATTTCCCGCTAAGTAATTTACTCATCAATTCGAGGGTTGGAGCCCAGCTCTTTCCATACAATTACCTCAACCGAGCCAGCTTTTTTTCCTATTACCCGGAAACATTTAGTGGAAAATTGCAAAATGAATTATCGCAGCAGCAGCAGCAACAACACAATAAGCCTATTTTTTTAGCAGTACATTTTGCTCTTCCCCACTGGCCTTATGCGTGGGCCAGTACATCACCAGAAGAATTGAATAATGAGTTCAGTATTGAAAGGCGTGACCGTCTGTACCAGAATGCTCTGCAACGCGTAGACAAACAACTTTGCTCTTTATTTGAGTTTTTAAAACAACAACAATTTTTAGCCAATAGTTTGGTTATCCTATTAAGTGATCATGGCGAAACACTTTATTATCCTGATTCACGTCTGACAAATGCTCAAAACTACCAGGGATCCCCTCCAAGCAGGTTTGCTCAATACCTTAAAAAAAAGACGGCAACCGTATTAAATAAGAGCGCGGGGCATGGCTCAGATATCTTAAGTCCCGGTCAATATCATAGCGTACTGGCATTCAATATTTATGATAATGGGAAAATAATCACCTCAAATCATAAAATAAATCCGAGAGTTGCCCTGATTGATTTAGCGCCCACTATTCTGGATTTTCTTCATCTAAAAAATCAGCAGAATATGGATGGCATTTCACTATTACCAGCAATATTTAACTCACAACACAGCTTACCTGAACGAACCTTTTTTATAGAAAGTGGCATATATCCAAATCAAAAACCATCCAAAGAAAAAACCATGGAAATAGGAAAAGAGTTTTACGAAGTGAACCCCCATAGCGGAGAGCTTGAAATAAAAACTGATAAATTAAAATACTTTGACCAGCAAAAATTATATGGGATTATCGAGGGGAATTGGGTGCTGGCACTTTATCCAGATGATAAAACATATATCGCTGTTATCCAAAACCTGTCTACTGGCGAATGGACTGATGATTTGCATGACGCTTTTGCCAAAAAATCACCTGCAAATATATTGTATCAACAACTGCAACAGTTTTATGGTAAAAAACTCTTCCTTCCCCTGCCATAA
- a CDS encoding winged helix-turn-helix domain-containing protein codes for MSQDHYLLFIDETPVNEDLKDYFLKFNLDIVQQSTLHPIHIEKGMPSAILIHWSILKKEPETINQFYNIYPVPLLIINDIPDEHICISMLEAGADDYLTKPLYARELHARINAISRRVIRAQQKIEHGKDVMIFTNWRLYPASRQVFRENNQELPLSAGEYDLLLTFVQQPQRVLDREFLLQITKNSDLNPFDRRIDVQISRLRQKIELDAKKPVLIRTIRNGGYMFTARVVTLKESDTE; via the coding sequence ATGTCGCAAGACCATTATTTGCTATTTATTGACGAAACACCTGTCAATGAAGACCTAAAGGATTATTTTTTAAAGTTTAATTTGGATATAGTACAGCAAAGTACTTTGCATCCTATTCATATCGAAAAAGGAATGCCATCAGCTATTTTGATTCATTGGTCCATTTTAAAAAAAGAACCTGAAACCATAAATCAATTTTATAATATTTATCCGGTTCCACTATTAATTATCAACGATATCCCAGATGAACATATTTGTATTTCCATGCTTGAAGCAGGTGCAGATGATTACCTCACCAAGCCCCTTTATGCTCGTGAATTACATGCTCGAATCAATGCAATTTCTCGTCGGGTTATTCGTGCTCAACAAAAAATAGAACATGGTAAAGATGTGATGATATTTACCAATTGGAGATTATATCCGGCATCTCGCCAGGTTTTTCGGGAAAACAATCAAGAATTACCATTAAGTGCGGGGGAGTATGACTTGCTGCTGACTTTTGTTCAACAGCCTCAACGGGTTTTAGACAGAGAATTTCTTTTACAAATAACGAAAAATAGTGACTTAAATCCCTTTGACAGAAGAATAGATGTACAAATAAGTCGTTTACGTCAAAAAATAGAACTTGATGCAAAAAAACCAGTATTAATTAGAACTATTCGTAATGGTGGTTATATGTTTACCGCCAGGGTAGTTACTCTTAAAGAAAGTGATACTGAATAG
- a CDS encoding IS66 family transposase: protein MMKRQEIKQVLDELTKDIDSLADKKAVTIIKVLVNLVEMLAEENALLREENQVLRDEINRLKGEQGKPNIRGQSKGSNGDNTGNSNHSSEGDRNKRGKGNNKNTGKDKKNVRIDRRVTIALDKATLPDDAKFKGFEIRIIQDLKIITDNVEFKLETYYSPSLKKTFIAPIPGEYKGSEFGPGVKALVITLYRDAGMTESAIERFLKTCGIQISHGKIASMLTEGNDIFHQEKEDIVDAGSNAGLYQQMDDTGSRVNGKNHYTHVLCNDFFTAYFTRRKKDRLTLLELLCRDQLKFMFNQEAYELMDEFGLAKKWLDQIKPMLHAQPLTRESIDSLMGTLFPNPKKHSTNRRIILESAALAYYQHSKYFIHYLMTDDAPQFNKLALHHALCWIHEGRHYKKLTPFSDMNQNILAVFLEQLWDFYHALLTYKTAPSQSMAQQLSMQFDTLFATTTGYDVLDQRIAKTRAKKQALLLVLDHPFLPLHNNASELGTRFQARIRDINLQTVSQNGTKSKDTFATIVQTARKLKVNVYQYIYDRVTKKFEMPSLAELILLKVRQVPCTT, encoded by the coding sequence ATGATGAAACGCCAAGAAATCAAACAAGTTTTAGATGAGTTAACAAAAGATATCGATAGTCTTGCCGACAAAAAGGCCGTGACTATCATTAAGGTATTGGTTAATTTGGTCGAAATGCTTGCCGAAGAAAATGCTTTGCTCAGAGAGGAAAACCAAGTATTACGTGATGAGATAAACCGCCTTAAGGGTGAACAGGGCAAACCTAATATTCGCGGTCAATCCAAAGGTAGCAATGGCGATAATACAGGCAATTCCAATCATTCATCTGAAGGAGATCGCAATAAACGTGGTAAAGGGAACAATAAAAACACAGGCAAAGACAAAAAAAACGTACGTATTGATAGACGTGTTACGATTGCTCTGGACAAAGCAACGCTGCCAGATGACGCCAAGTTCAAGGGTTTTGAGATTCGAATCATCCAGGATCTAAAAATCATCACGGATAATGTTGAATTCAAGCTGGAAACGTATTACTCACCATCTTTGAAAAAAACCTTTATTGCGCCGATTCCTGGCGAATATAAGGGCAGTGAATTTGGTCCTGGGGTTAAAGCGCTGGTCATCACATTATACCGTGATGCAGGGATGACGGAGAGCGCCATTGAGCGCTTTTTAAAAACATGTGGTATTCAAATATCACATGGTAAAATTGCTTCCATGCTGACAGAAGGCAATGATATTTTTCATCAGGAAAAAGAAGATATTGTCGATGCCGGTAGCAACGCAGGCTTGTACCAGCAGATGGATGACACAGGCAGTCGTGTTAACGGCAAAAATCACTACACCCATGTTTTATGTAATGACTTTTTTACAGCATACTTCACTCGTCGTAAAAAAGATCGCTTGACCTTATTGGAGTTGCTGTGTCGAGACCAATTAAAGTTTATGTTTAATCAGGAGGCTTATGAGTTAATGGATGAGTTTGGTCTCGCAAAAAAATGGTTGGATCAAATTAAACCAATGCTGCATGCACAACCCCTCACACGTGAATCAATCGATAGTTTGATGGGAACACTTTTTCCAAATCCAAAAAAACACAGCACGAATCGACGCATAATTCTTGAGTCAGCAGCTCTTGCCTATTATCAGCACTCGAAATACTTCATCCATTATTTAATGACAGATGATGCGCCTCAGTTTAATAAATTGGCCCTACATCATGCGCTGTGCTGGATCCATGAAGGTCGTCATTATAAAAAACTCACTCCATTCTCAGATATGAATCAGAATATATTGGCTGTATTTCTTGAGCAATTATGGGATTTCTACCATGCATTATTGACTTACAAGACGGCTCCATCTCAATCAATGGCCCAACAACTATCAATGCAATTTGATACTTTGTTCGCAACCACGACAGGCTATGATGTTTTAGATCAACGCATTGCAAAGACACGTGCTAAAAAACAAGCGTTATTATTGGTGTTAGACCATCCATTTCTGCCATTGCACAACAATGCCTCTGAATTAGGGACACGGTTTCAAGCAAGGATACGCGACATCAATCTCCAAACGGTCTCCCAAAATGGCACCAAATCAAAGGATACGTTTGCCACGATTGTACAGACGGCCAGAAAACTGAAAGTTAACGTTTATCAGTATATTTACGATAGGGTGACTAAAAAATTTGAAATGCCATCATTGGCTGAATTAATCTTACTTAAAGTGCGGCAGGTTCCATGCACCACATAA